GCTGCGGTGGACATCCCGCCCACGAACCCGTACCGCTCGATGAGCACCGTCTGTGCCCCCAGCCGTCCGGCAGCAATGGCCGCCGTGATGCCCGCGGGTCCGCCGCCCACGACAACTACATCCGCCTGAATTGCAGGATTCATATCATCTACTCCCTTTCGATATGTGCTACTCCTTCTCGGTGTGTTCTATTCCTTCAGACCCGTCATTGCCACGCCCTCAATGAACCGCTTCTGCGCCAGGAAGAAGACAATCAGCAGCGGCACGGTTGCCATGACGGTGGCACTCATCAGGTAATGCCAAGCCGTACCCACTTCATCTGTAAACAGCGATAATCCAAGCGGTAAGGTCATCAGCTCCCGTGTATTAATGAAAATAAGCGGGTCGAAGAACTCATTCCAGATGGTTACGAACGTGAAAATCGTCAGTGTCGCCATGCCGGGACGGGCAATCGGCAGCATAATCCGCCAGTAGATGCGGAACCGGTTGCAGCCGTCGATCATCGCCGCCTCCTCAAGCTCGGTGGGTACGGTAATGAAGAATTGCCGCATTACGAAGATGCCGAACACCCCGCTTGCACCGAAGATCGGCAGCAAAATCAGCGGCAAATGCGTGTCAATCCAGCCCAGATCGCGCATGAACAGGAACATCGGGATAGCCGTTACTTCATGCGGGATCATCATGGCGCTGAGCAGCACCAGGAACACGGCATTTCTGCCTGTAAAGGGGATTTTGGCAAACGCATAACCGGCCAGCGAAGCGAAAAACACCGTTCCCGCCACGACGATAAACGAGATATAGACGCTGTTGAAATAGAAGCGGTGAAACGGGATCAGCGTAAATACATCCACATAGTTCTGAAACCGGAACACCGGCGGAATCAGCTGCGGCGGGTAGGTGAAAATATCCTGCGGCTGTTTGAAGGATGTGGACAGCATCCACAGGAACGGAAC
This region of Paenibacillus sp. FSL K6-1096 genomic DNA includes:
- a CDS encoding carbohydrate ABC transporter permease, with protein sequence MKATLKPSRKWSAAGVYAALTVISLIMLVPFLWMLSTSFKQPQDIFTYPPQLIPPVFRFQNYVDVFTLIPFHRFYFNSVYISFIVVAGTVFFASLAGYAFAKIPFTGRNAVFLVLLSAMMIPHEVTAIPMFLFMRDLGWIDTHLPLILLPIFGASGVFGIFVMRQFFITVPTELEEAAMIDGCNRFRIYWRIMLPIARPGMATLTIFTFVTIWNEFFDPLIFINTRELMTLPLGLSLFTDEVGTAWHYLMSATVMATVPLLIVFFLAQKRFIEGVAMTGLKE